The window GGACAAGATACACAATCATCGACAAGAGCTAATGGTGCGTTCAATGGAAACGAAGTGCAAAATGATGTAAGAAAAGGTTCCATCGAACTGCAAAATGATCTTTGTACGAAAGAAAAGGTATTGGtgaaaatttttgaaaatgaaGGTGCTATATGAAtttcataaaattaattttttttataaaaataattctactactactactactaataaaaataatgtttttgtCTCCAATATTCTTCAAAtagaataaaatataataatataaagaagAATAAAATAGGATACATGTTCAGATTTTTAGGTGATTCAGTAGTAATGCTAAGGAGACATGGCAACTTCAAAAAGGTTCATGGTCTTTTGCCACAAATACAGTTATAACCATTTTGGATGCTCTAATTTGTTAGTACGTAATTCTAGTTTATTAAACCAGATAAGAAATTTTATGCTGGTTCAAGTGACAGAAACATTACTAGCATCACTTGCACAATCACTTAAAAAGGGCTGCTCAAGAAATGCCACAAGATAACTATTACACTAATTGCTACTACATCAAGATTACTAGTATTTTATAAGACAAAAACCTTTTGTATCACTTTATAACTTTTCACAGCACCCACTCCATGTTTCATTCAACCTTTCAAGAATGTTGTCTTTGATTTCAGGGCACAAAGTCATAACATTAATTTCAACATTGAAAAGTTTTAAACATGGGCATAGCAAATAATAATTACTCTCCAATAAACCAACAAAGACAGCTAGCCCAAATATATCAGTCATTTTGGAAAGCCTAGAATAAGTTCATTCAAAGAACTACATGGATCTACATGTGCTGACACCTGCTTACTTGACGGTGTTAAGAGAAACCGTCATCATCATCGAGGAAATTTTCATTGTCATCACTGTCTTGTTCGAAGATCTGGTATTCACCATCACTGTCGCCGGCACCTGCGGCATCATCAGGTCGCCGATCcttggattctttgttaaatgGGAATCCCCGTAGGAGCTCCTCCAGGTAATCATTCGATATCTGCTCTCCCAGGTTACCTGCTTCATATACAGGAAATTCCTTATCCTCATAATCGGCATTATAAAGATGCCAAAGCAGTAGAAACATTACAACATCCCACAAGAAAACATCATTTTTTGTGCTCGCAGAACACCAAGTAAAGGAAGACATGCACATACACGTATATATTAGCATGTCATACATATGAAAAAATGAACTGAATCATAAACCTGATATTTTTTCGTATCTTCGAATGGCAGTTTATTTTAAGTATAAAATATGTTTGTATAACCACACAACAAGGTCCATAAAAAGCACAGGTTTATATTTACCTAAGTTTATTTATTACATCTAATGAATTTGTCCATCTTGTTTTCAACACTACAAAAACACAATTAAAGTAACTTGATTTTCTAAATTCAGAAATGTGACTGGTGCCGCAGAATGATTTAAGATGAGGCTTCAGAGAGCATACTAGATGAGAACAGCTGTGACAGAAATCTATAAACTTATATCCATAATATAACAATTCATCTGCACCATAAATAGCTTTAAGGAGACAGCAAGACAGCAGAGAAGAAATCCCAAAATATGACATAGTTATCATGGTACTTTCAATTTAGAACCATGCCGGTCATATGTTGCACATGTGACTCAATCCAATCACAAACTGCATCTTAGTAAGCATCGTGAAATTTTGCTCATGGCATACCAATCAATTGAAGTGATGCTGCAAATATAGACGTGTAGTGTTTATATAAGCTGGTTATGCCTTATCTACAAATATAGTTTCAGATCTAACAACATATAACTAGCAGTGCTAGCTAACCCTTGTCATGTAGGGACACGTAACATGATCATAGAAATATGCAAGCATTGATCTACATTAGAAAGAAAAGATTGAAGCATAAACCACATCTAGTTCAACTCTCATCGACAAACATTATTCTACTGGAATAATAAAAAAGGTTGTTAAAAAACTTTGGTCAGGTAAAATGATTCTATATGTGAGATACAAAAGAGCTTGAAGGATACAGGAGGTACCACCATCAGGAAAAAACCCATCTTCGCATGCCTACAGAGGGAAAAGACAAGCCAAAGTTAATTGAAAAACTAAGACCAAAGAGAAATTTACAGAGAATAAATAAGTTAAGACTTAATATATTACAGGTGGGGATTCATATCCATCcaattcctcttcctcttcttcatcctcAATCTCACAGTTATCTGTCCTGTCTGGATCCATATGTCCATGTTCATTAGATTGAATAGACGTCACCTCAGCAGAACAAGTAGTATCTGCAGATAACAAATTAGGATCCAATGTTCCATCACAAATCAGTAAAATATGGCATATATCTGCATTGCTATGATCAGCTAGGTAAGGTCTCAATACAATGGAAGGTTATGAAAACAACCTCTGTTTACAAGTTGATCTTCCTTTTCACATTTTTGAAGTCTGCTCAAGGCTCCATTTTTCTTGGACCTCTCAAAGAGCTCACGCGTATAATTTGTCAGCTGCTTTGCAGCATCATTAGGATATAGCGACAGAAACCTAATACTCACATGCAATCTCAGGGTTCTAAGAATGGCCCCAGAGAACCAACCTGTTGTGTGCTACAAACAAATTAGTTAGGTGATTATGCATGGCAAAAAGGTTCCAAAAAAAATGCAGTATTTGAGATGCTAAATTCTCAATTTTGACACAAACAAGATGTATGACCACTAGAAGCAACACCAGCCTTTACAGTGAATGAATTACAAAAGCGGACAACAGATTATCATGTCTATTCATATATCAAAGAGGCGAGGGTGGGCCTTAGTACAACGGTAACCTCTCTATATTCAGAGGTAAGGCTGCATACATTACCAGTCCCAAAACTTCGCATGGGTATGCCCATATGTCAAAACTGAAAATTGATTTTTTCCAGGTGCCAGATGGCATAGTTAGCTGGATAGGATGCTATGACACAGATGAAGAGGCAGCATCTTTCCCTAACTAGAAAACATAGCCCATGTATTATCACTTACCAACTTATGTTGACTGCAACTCTACTAGCATCATGTGTTGTGAAAGAAAAATTGAAAATATGGGAGTTCAACTATAAATACCTACAAGGACATGGAAACTAAAAACAAAAGCCATTGATAATTTAAAATGAAATCATGACAGCAATTTGACGTCCCTACTGACATTAAATACATGTAGTTGCATGTCACAAAATCACAAACTATATATTTAGATAAGCATATATAACATCATGCTCAATCAAGATGATCTGGGTCTCTTAGTATGAGCCAGCATTAAACAGGATGAACTGAATCAATTTAAATCTAAAGTACCACCAAATTACAGCTCTTTGAAGAATAACAAATTCACAGCCATCAGCGTGTACAAACAGATAACCACTCAACATGAAAAATGCCAGAACTTACTGAACAGGCTGTCTGCCTCGTAGGTTTTCTAATTTCTTGCTGAATAAAGCCATCATCTAGTTCAAAAAGTTGTAAGCAAATAAAACTCTTAGACGGCCATACTTTAAAGTGACAGAGCTCCTTCTGAGTCTGCTTTAACCTGTTGGCAAAACAAAGCAGTACGAGTAGCGGAAGTTATAAGAACTGGAACATATTCAAGCTTAGGTAATTAGAATCAAAGAAAAAGATGTTTCatcaaattaaataaattaaccaAACAAGTATGATGGATGCAATGAACTCTTGGTAATCTTCAGCCATGAAAATTAGAAAGGAAACGGGTTCCAGTATTGCTAGTATTTGTAAATTGCAAGTCTTTTTTATCTAGGAAATGAGATTTTATTTGTTCAATAATCTAACCAACTCAAGGCATCAAGCACACAGTTGAAGCATTATATTAAACTTGACATCGGCCAGTCACTCCCTTATCTAGCTATCAGAAGTTAATAAACTTtccacaaatttgcatatatatgatatccaataaaattttccttcttttctaaGGCAAGAGATTTGACGATCTTTTAGATATAGGTCTAAGTTGCAATATATACGATACAtgaaaaaatgacaaaaaaatatcACTACAGAATAAGTCATTACTATTTTAGTAGATATAAAGTTTTGCGAGTAGTTAATATTGATAGAGGTTACTGTAGTCTAGCTGTCACACTTACCTAGTCAAAAGCTTTAAAGTTGGTTTACAACAATTCAAGTTTCTATTGTTCATAAAGATAAGAAACATCAAAGACATCTTAACATATACACATATTTTTTAGATACACAGATGTTGATCGGTATCATAGATATTCATAGTCAATGTAGTCATATTTCATGTGTATATACGATATATAACCTCATTTCACGTGTATCATTAGTGTTCACCTGTACAACATCCATGTATAAGACTATATGTACAACCATACATAACATCATTTACAAATATATGCTACCATATATAACATATTTGACTTAAATTTGCAAATTTGCAATTACCATCAGATAGCACACTTACTATCAATGTATGCTTTTAAATGCATATTAATATTTACACAAATAAATCATTATTTAAATCTCTTAAAATTACATATGAAGGATATCTCCCAAGTTATGGTGGCATAAGATTGTACGACTTAAAGTCCCTAGACGTGCCTTCATGTTGTGGTTTGCTATCAACATGAAGCTGCAAACTCGTGATTCCTCAGCTAAAAAAATTGTTTGACAGCAATCTGAAAGCATTTACTGACAAAGTAGTATTGAATCCATATTATATACATTCTTTCACTGCCTTGTCACTAAGAGAATCTGCAAAGAGATCCTAAGGTTATATAATATCAGCAAGCTCTTCACAGGTAAATCTCTAGTAAATAGAACAGGAAAAGTATCAGGCTGCTGTAATTTTTAAGTCTTAAGTCTTAACCAGAAAGAATTACAGGACATTTCAGAAATGTTGCTACTCAGATAAGTAACATAAGGATGGAATCAGAACTTAATTCAGTTCATTACACAGTGGTTGATAAATAACATAAGGATGTGTAACCTTTGAAAGTCTATATAAATGCATGCTTTTGTATACACTTTAATTTTCAACCCTCCATATAGAAAATAGCTAGAAATCTCATTTTGATAAATCACAATTTACCCATCTTCACCATCACCAAATTAAGCAGAATGTACTTGAATGCCTACAACATTAGATAGATAGTACCTTGtttgaaattatataattttttttctgtaaagaaaaatgaaagtataaaaatatagCATGATATACAGCTACTAATTATAAACTAGGATATACAGGAAACAGTTAAAACTCACTCAGTCTTTGCAATCTTATCCTCAAGATTTCTTAATTGAGGTGGTACTCGGAAATCAACCTTTTGGAATCTGTTTAAAGACATTTTAGAGCATGTTAAAAGGAAATATATATATCACTTCAACCAGgttgcaaaaatatatatataatttggactTCACATGAATTTTCAGGATAAAATTATAATGTCTTTTTATTTCATTCAACAAATCCAAGTGAAAGAAGGCTagcatttcataatgataaaaacatCCAACATAAAAATATTTACCAGAAAAAGGGTTTTCATGTCAAATATAATGTACAAGTTCTATACTACAATATGTATATAACTGAAGCTGCAATTTGTTATtatattaacaaaaaaatatgCTTGTGAAAACAGATGATACAAATATGCAAATAGGTATGCTTCAGAAGTATGCAACGATGCAATTAGATGGGGAAGGGACAAACTATAAATGATTAGCAAAAAAAGTGTAGTAGTTGAAAAACAATAGTAGAAGGCAGCACAATAAATGAACCAAAACATGGCAAAAAATTAGACCATGAATCAATAGCATGCTCGTAACAATCAAATGCTTGTACTCAGGAATCAGGAGAACATTACACATTACTTATAATGATGTGCATTAGCTGGTCACAGAAAAGTTCTAAATTAAATTTCTGATCCCACATGGAATATCAGCTAAATCAcaagtaaaataatataaaagaaaTGGAAAGATGAACAGACAAGACATTATGGGATAATCAATCTTAGGGTCGACAAATCTACGACACCATACTTATGCGGTCAACAAATCTACCAAACCATACTTATGAATGACCGATAAACACTTGTAGAGTGAAAAAATGTAAAGCTATATCACCATAGTCCTTCAGTTGTAACATATGGAAGCCTTCTAAGTGCACCAGAAAGCATCTTGCAGACTACTAGAATATCCTCACAGAAAGACAAGCATCCACAACATATGTAAGCGTAATTTCTTACATGCGTGACTCAGGATCAGTGCGAGGATCATAACCTTTCCTGACCCAGAAACGACCATATGGTCCAGTAGAAAAGTAGTATCCAGCTCTAAAAAGAAGCCTGAACAAACAAGATAGCATGAACATGAATTTAAGAACATATGACATTGGAAACAGGAAGCAAAGAAAGTATATAAAGATAACAGAGTAAACCAACACAAACTTTGAGAACAACTTGTCAACTAATTATTTAAAATTCTGTTGTGAATAAAATTCTTAAGAAAAGGAATAGAAAGACCTTTTCAGCTGGTTTTCAGAGACCTGCTGGCCATCATCCAGCAAGCGCTCATGAAACGACCATCTGGGCCATATGGGTTTTTCATCAAAAAGTTTTGATACAGCAACTTGCCACTCCCATTCAGGATTGTCTCTTGAAATGTGATCTTCCCAGTTGAACTTTTCAGGAATTCTTATGTACCTTAAGTTCCACAAATAACAAGAACTCGAGAAATGGAAGttgtagaaaaaaaaacaaagcagAACTTGCTACATTTCAGATATAACATGTATATTATTACCATTTCATACTTATCTAAGCTAAAGTAATCTATTAGAAATACTACAACCAGATTACAAAACTCACATCATTCTAAGCTGTTGCCTGTAGCTTCATCAGTATATAGCTATTGAGCTCAATGTTAGAACCTTTTTTATCATAAGATTTCTATAACCTAGATGGAAACTATCAACAACCAGAAGCCTAATTTAGAAGCAAAATTTAAAAGCAATCTGTCTAAGTTAACATAAAAAGTGTTCAGATGACCAGCAAACGTCAGGAAAACGGAAAACCATTAATGATCATAGGGAGGATGAGTTGAATCAAGCCTTTATGTGGTCACtgacaaaaataataaatatggtTGTACATATGTAGAACTTATTTGAAGGCAAATTTCCAAGAAACAATAAATCATCATTTAAGCTGTTAATCATACGATGCTTTTGAGACTGTAAAGGAGGAGAGTGAAAACAATAAATCCTAATTGCAATTTTATGCCTTCTGGAACAAAGGACAACGCCAAGAAAAGAATGAACTTTTGACCTCTTTAGGGAGTGATAAATCTCAAGAAATGTTAATCATGCTTATCCATTGTAAGTTTGTGATTCAATAGAACAACCCTATAGATTCAATTTATTCTCCATCCTAAAGCTTAGATGAATATTCCTGCCTAATTAAGTGTTTGTTTAAACTATTTACTAAACAATACAAATTGAGAAGAAAATTTTCCTTGTTGGTTGGCAAAAGTAGAATGGTTCAAACAATTACTATGAGAATTATTCTCAAATTAATTGATAACATTATTAATGGAAAAAATGATACAACAAGCTCATATGAAGGCTTAAGGGAAATAAGGCCAACAAGGATATTTTCTATGTCGAAAGGTATTGCAAGGCACCGCTCAATGTTTATCTGCAATGCAAAAAACATGAGGCCAATTGGCATTATTTTCTCATAAGCAGACACTATGCATAAAATATGAAAGATCTAAGTTCCTAAGTTACACAAAATTACAAAATTTGACAGCTATTTAACATAGAAAAGATTTAGCAACTTGACAACAATGAACTCCACTACATTTACAGTTGATAAACAGCCAATATCTCCAACAGGAAGACAATAAGAAACTATACATCAAGAAATGCATGCATCTATTTGTAAGATATAACATATAAAACTCGCACAATAGGAAAACCTTTTTAAATATCTTCTCATTGGCAATCACAGGGCACATGTCTAATTTACAGGATATGAGTTGTATGTGACTCTTTGTCAGTGGCACAGTAGTTGTCAAATTTTATCCTTCTCAAAAATGGGTGTATTTCTTGTTCTAAAATGACTTATTGCAGCTGGCTGTGTTTGTTAGCCTTGGTATTGTCTTATGTATTACTTGTCATAACATGCTCACTGGTGACATGTCTTAGTATTTTTGTGATGTAGTGGTTATTTTTGTGAGTTTGATGACGGAGATTTTCAGTTCATATTGCAGGGACATCTTAGTGCACCTTCATAGAGATGTAGTGGTTATTTTTGTGAGTTTGATGACTTCTTTTCAGTTAGAGATGTACTACCACTACTACTactataacaacaacaacaacaagatatATCTCAACTACTTAGGTTGGTTAGATAGATCTTTTCCTGCCACTTACAGCAATATCATTAGTCAAATTTAGAGCAATCAAATCTCTTTTTCGTGTTTCCAATAAAGTCTTTGTGGGTCTCTCTTCACCTTCCCTC of the Musa acuminata AAA Group cultivar baxijiao chromosome BXJ2-10, Cavendish_Baxijiao_AAA, whole genome shotgun sequence genome contains:
- the LOC103969057 gene encoding uncharacterized protein LOC103969057 isoform X4, whose amino-acid sequence is MGDAPGEASTSSVIRDGAVSGVLPETAVFAVHYPGYPSSTARAIETLGGLPEIAKVRSSETGNLELRFRPEDPYSHPAFGELRSSTGLLLRLCKTRGGEHGSRGGACEGGHSAQPPPAESLSAEVVARVNHAYHFEGMVDYQHVLGVHAAEARRKKRPWAPDEASDPENAGTMDMDGADVMMMVPPLFSLKDRPEKIVLNPPANLFSKHIQRGVMEHKWEINIERCLAIPFDIERIPEKFNWEDHISRDNPEWEWQVAVSKLFDEKPIWPRWSFHERLLDDGQQVSENQLKRLLFRAGYYFSTGPYGRFWVRKGYDPRTDPESRIFQKVDFRVPPQLRNLEDKIAKTELKQTQKELCHFKVWPSKSFICLQLFELDDGFIQQEIRKPTRQTACSHTTGWFSGAILRTLRLHVSIRFLSLYPNDAAKQLTNYTRELFERSKKNGALSRLQKCEKEDQLVNRDTTCSAEVTSIQSNEHGHMDPDRTDNCEIEDEEEEEELDGYESPPACEDGFFPDGNLGEQISNDYLEELLRGFPFNKESKDRRPDDAAGAGDSDGEYQIFEQDSDDNENFLDDDDGFS
- the LOC103969057 gene encoding uncharacterized protein LOC103969057 isoform X2 codes for the protein MGDAPGEASTSSVIRDGAVSGVLPETAVFAVHYPGYPSSTARAIETLGGLPEIAKVRSSETGNLELRFRPEDPYSHPAFGELRSSTGLLLRLCKTRGGEHGSRGGACEGGHSAQPPPAESLSAEVVARVNHAYHFEGMVDYQHVLGVHAAEARRKKRPWAPDEASDPENAGTMDMDGADVMMMVPPLFSLKDRPEKIVLNPPANLFSKHIQRGVMEHKWEINIERCLAIPFDIERIPEKFNWEDHISRDNPEWEWQVAVSKLFDEKPIWPRWSFHERLLDDGQQVSENQLKRLLFRAGYYFSTGPYGRFWVRKGYDPRTDPESRIFQKVDFRVPPQLRNLEDKIAKTELKQTQKELCHFKVWPSKSFICLQLFELDDGFIQQEIRKPTRQTACSHTTGWFSGAILRTLRLHVSIRFLSLYPNDAAKQLTNYTRELFERSKKNGALSRLQKCEKEDQLVNRDTTCSAEVTSIQSNEHGHMDPDRTDNCEIEDEEEEEELDGYESPPACEDGFFPDGAGNLGEQISNDYLEELLRGFPFNKESKDRRPDDAAGAGDSDGEYQIFEQDSDDNENFLDDDDGFS
- the LOC103969057 gene encoding uncharacterized protein LOC103969057 isoform X3 — protein: MGDAPGEASTSSVIRDGAVSGVLPETAVFAVHYPGYPSSTARAIETLGGLPEIAKVRSSETGNLELRFRPEDPYSHPAFGELRSSTGLLLRLCKTRGGEHGSRGGACEGGHSAQPPPAESLSAEVVARVNHAYHFEGMVDYQHVLGVHAAEARRKKRPWAPDEASDPENAGTMDMDGADVMMMVPPLFSLKDRPEKIVLNPPANLFSKHIQRGVMEHKWEINIERCLAIPFDIERIPEKFNWEDHISRDNPEWEWQVAVSKLFDEKPIWPRWSFHERLLDDGQQVSENQLKRLLFRAGYYFSTGPYGRFWVRKGYDPRTDPESRIFQKVDFRVPPQLRNLEDKIAKTELKQTQKELCHFKVWPSKSFICLQLFELDDGFIQQEIRKPTRQTACSHTTGWFSGAILRTLRLHVSIRFLSLYPNDAAKQLTNYTRELFERSKKNGALSRLQKCEKEDQLVNRDTTCSAEVTSIQSNEHGHMDPDRTDNCEIEDEEEEEELDGYESPPACEDGFFPDGGNLGEQISNDYLEELLRGFPFNKESKDRRPDDAAGAGDSDGEYQIFEQDSDDNENFLDDDDGFS
- the LOC103969057 gene encoding uncharacterized protein LOC103969057 isoform X1, coding for MGDAPGEASTSSVIRDGAVSGVLPETAVFAVHYPGYPSSTARAIETLGGLPEIAKVRSSETGNLELRFRPEDPYSHPAFGELRSSTGLLLRLCKTRGGEHGSRGGACEGGHSAQPPPAESLSAEVVARVNHAYHFEGMVDYQHVLGVHAAEARRKKRPWAPDEASDPENAGTMDMDGADVMMMVPPLFSLKDRPEKIVLNPPANLFSKHIQRGVMEHKWEINIERCLAIPFDIERIPEKFNWEDHISRDNPEWEWQVAVSKLFDEKPIWPRWSFHERLLDDGQQVSENQLKRLLFRAGYYFSTGPYGRFWVRKGYDPRTDPESRIFQKVDFRVPPQLRNLEDKIAKTELKQTQKELCHFKVWPSKSFICLQLFELDDGFIQQEIRKPTRQTACSHTTGWFSGAILRTLRLHVSIRFLSLYPNDAAKQLTNYTRELFERSKKNGALSRLQKCEKEDQLVNRDTTCSAEVTSIQSNEHGHMDPDRTDNCEIEDEEEEEELDGYESPPACEDGFFPDGGTSCNLGEQISNDYLEELLRGFPFNKESKDRRPDDAAGAGDSDGEYQIFEQDSDDNENFLDDDDGFS